A part of Candidatus Neomarinimicrobiota bacterium genomic DNA contains:
- a CDS encoding UDP-glucose--hexose-1-phosphate uridylyltransferase, with protein sequence MNNPGDNPHRRYNPLTGEWVLVSAHRTERPWLGQEEAQSGHKRPEHDPSCYLCPRGSRATGANNPDYERTFVFTNDYPALLPEVALSGGPYENGLLKWESASGTSRVICYSPRHDLTLPELGLAEIEAVISTWVDQARKLGNRYKWVQIFENKGQAMGASNPHPHGQVWAGDFIPTQMEKEDLTQRKYFIEHGSPLLADYARQELESKERIVCLNSDWIAVVPFWATWPFETLVLPLKPIHRMQDVKTLGSRSLADILKRLLTKYDHLFNVSFPYSMGWHGAPNIAGDPSAWQLHAHFFPPLLRSSTIKKFLVGYEMLGEAQRDITPETAAASLAALPDSYS encoded by the coding sequence ATGAATAATCCTGGAGACAATCCACATCGTCGATATAACCCTTTGACAGGCGAATGGGTGTTGGTATCAGCCCATCGCACTGAACGGCCCTGGTTGGGGCAGGAAGAGGCTCAATCAGGCCACAAGAGACCAGAGCATGACCCGAGTTGTTACCTGTGTCCGCGTGGATCTCGTGCTACAGGCGCAAATAACCCCGATTATGAGAGAACTTTTGTATTTACCAATGATTACCCTGCTCTTTTACCTGAAGTGGCGCTTTCTGGTGGTCCCTATGAGAATGGATTACTTAAATGGGAATCAGCATCAGGGACTTCCAGGGTTATCTGCTATTCACCACGCCATGACCTCACACTCCCAGAGCTGGGGTTGGCTGAAATTGAAGCAGTGATCTCTACTTGGGTGGATCAAGCCAGGAAACTGGGAAATCGCTATAAATGGGTACAAATATTTGAAAACAAGGGTCAAGCTATGGGTGCCTCAAATCCTCATCCCCACGGACAAGTGTGGGCTGGAGATTTTATCCCGACTCAAATGGAAAAAGAAGATTTGACACAAAGGAAGTATTTTATAGAACATGGATCTCCCTTGTTGGCAGATTATGCCAGGCAGGAACTCGAATCTAAAGAGCGTATTGTGTGTCTCAATAGCGATTGGATAGCAGTTGTTCCATTCTGGGCGACTTGGCCTTTTGAGACTCTGGTATTACCGCTTAAGCCCATCCATCGAATGCAGGATGTGAAAACCCTGGGTAGCAGAAGTCTTGCGGATATACTAAAGCGTTTACTGACAAAATATGATCATCTCTTCAATGTAAGTTTTCCATATAGCATGGGCTGGCATGGGGCACCCAATATCGCTGGTGACCCTTCTGCCTGGCAACTACACGCTCATTTTTTCCCACCCCTCTTGAGGTCTTCCACGATTAAGAAATTTCTGGTGGGCTATGAGATGCTGGGTGAAGCTCAAAGAGATATTACACCTGAAACTGCAGCTGCATCACTGGCAGCGCTTCCTGATTCTTATTCCTAA
- a CDS encoding galactokinase, which produces MKPLTSIDILREIKNQDHSELFKDLYGKLSPDSQALKRLEDLCQHSETNSTHFFSAPGRTELGGNHTDHNLGKVLCAAVQNDTLAAVSKRVDGKVVINSEGFGKQFVVDIRELKPNPGEMGETTALIRGVLAGISERGGNIGGFDAQITSNVGVGSGLSSSAAFEVLIGTIINNLYNNDLISAPEIARIGQYAENKYFGKPCGLMDQTASAVGGVLEIDFKDPESIDIKPVHYDFSTEDYTLVVVNTGSTHTDLTYAYASIPEEMRLVAGVLGVEQLRAVDEEVFLDRILSIREKLGDRAVLRALHFYRENERVNQMAAALEEDDFEVFLGLVSASGESSRSILQNAIPPHSDGTEQGLAFALGISQLFFEQKGRGVARVHGGGFAGTIQAYIHTDDFDAYHDKMSNIFGINSVQILHIRNNGARSILELN; this is translated from the coding sequence ATGAAGCCATTAACGAGTATTGATATTCTCAGAGAGATAAAAAATCAGGATCATTCAGAATTATTTAAGGATTTATACGGAAAATTAAGTCCAGACTCACAGGCATTGAAACGCTTGGAGGACCTATGTCAGCATTCTGAAACTAACAGTACTCATTTTTTTAGTGCTCCTGGAAGGACTGAGCTTGGCGGTAATCATACGGATCACAATTTAGGGAAGGTTCTCTGCGCAGCCGTTCAAAATGATACTCTTGCTGCTGTATCTAAAAGAGTTGATGGCAAGGTTGTTATCAACTCGGAAGGCTTTGGTAAGCAATTTGTTGTTGATATAAGAGAGCTTAAACCGAATCCAGGAGAGATGGGTGAGACCACGGCGTTAATTAGAGGGGTACTAGCGGGTATTAGTGAGCGAGGTGGCAATATCGGCGGCTTTGACGCGCAGATAACAAGTAATGTGGGCGTTGGTTCAGGGTTATCCTCCTCAGCTGCATTTGAAGTTCTGATCGGGACTATCATCAATAATCTTTATAACAATGACCTGATTTCTGCACCGGAGATAGCAAGGATTGGTCAATATGCTGAGAACAAGTATTTCGGGAAACCCTGTGGCTTGATGGATCAAACAGCTTCAGCCGTAGGTGGGGTCCTTGAAATCGATTTCAAAGATCCTGAATCCATAGATATCAAGCCTGTTCACTATGATTTTTCGACTGAAGATTATACTTTGGTGGTAGTTAACACGGGAAGCACACATACCGATCTGACTTATGCCTATGCTTCCATTCCTGAGGAAATGCGTCTCGTTGCCGGAGTGTTAGGTGTTGAGCAATTGCGGGCGGTTGATGAGGAAGTGTTTTTAGATAGGATTTTAAGCATACGAGAGAAACTGGGCGACAGAGCCGTGCTTAGGGCTTTGCATTTTTATCGTGAAAATGAACGTGTGAATCAGATGGCTGCTGCTCTTGAAGAGGATGATTTCGAAGTATTCCTCGGGCTTGTATCCGCCAGCGGTGAATCTTCGAGGAGTATTCTCCAGAACGCAATCCCCCCCCATAGTGATGGAACAGAGCAGGGGCTGGCCTTTGCTTTGGGAATTTCACAACTCTTTTTTGAGCAAAAAGGACGAGGGGTTGCGCGTGTTCATGGTGGCGGATTTGCAGGAACGATTCAAGCATATATACATACAGATGATTTCGATGCCTATCATGATAAAATGAGCAATATCTTTGGGATAAATTCAGTACAGATCTTGCACATTCGAAACAATGGTGCTCGATCAATCCTCGAGCTGAATTAA
- a CDS encoding alpha/beta hydrolase, whose protein sequence is MLREAVAQDVYKLWEDQSKPFYKENQLVEYEEEVWDTKCVFNITEPTLTIYHAQGENVGKAVLIIPGGGYSLVAMYHEGYDIAKILSESGVTAAVLKYRLPKPESSDHPEKVPLADARRALKSLRSNSDKYGFDDKQVGVMGFSAGSHLATVASLWKSNEPDENPNFSALIYGVTNLTKANIDWLEKDLYHRKMTRKELRQNRLLDLVTKDTPPAFLVHAYDDDVCHVEESTLYAQRLIENDVKVEMHLFPTGGHGFGVGRKDGGTGQWLDLFVNWVTALE, encoded by the coding sequence TTGCTTAGAGAGGCTGTAGCCCAGGATGTTTACAAACTATGGGAAGATCAATCCAAACCCTTTTACAAAGAGAATCAGCTAGTAGAATATGAGGAGGAAGTTTGGGATACAAAGTGTGTCTTTAATATTACAGAGCCCACTCTAACCATTTACCATGCTCAAGGTGAGAATGTTGGAAAAGCTGTCTTAATCATTCCTGGAGGCGGCTACTCATTGGTTGCCATGTACCATGAAGGGTACGATATTGCCAAAATCCTTTCTGAAAGTGGTGTGACTGCGGCGGTGTTAAAGTATCGATTGCCTAAACCTGAATCCTCGGATCATCCAGAAAAAGTCCCTCTAGCTGATGCGCGGAGGGCATTAAAATCATTGAGAAGCAACTCTGATAAATACGGATTTGATGACAAACAGGTAGGGGTGATGGGGTTTTCAGCGGGAAGTCATCTGGCAACTGTAGCAAGTTTATGGAAGAGTAACGAACCAGATGAAAACCCAAATTTCTCAGCTCTTATTTACGGTGTGACCAATCTGACCAAGGCAAATATCGATTGGTTGGAAAAGGATTTATATCATCGCAAAATGACTCGCAAGGAATTGCGCCAGAATCGGTTACTCGATCTGGTAACAAAGGATACACCTCCTGCTTTTCTGGTACATGCTTATGATGATGATGTATGTCATGTTGAAGAGTCTACGCTATATGCCCAGAGGCTAATTGAGAATGACGTTAAGGTAGAAATGCATTTATTCCCGACTGGAGGACATGGCTTTGGCGTAGGGCGGAAAGATGGCGGTACTGGTCAATGGCTAGACTTGTTTGTTAATTGGGTGACAGCACTTGAATAG